Proteins encoded by one window of Micromonospora coxensis:
- a CDS encoding replication initiator, protein MASTLDLTPRATARGVGSNADTIVYDYTAAGSAFERATRSDYFGWIDHIRAAAGCTRPIRLAGQLLTIDPSTGRVLEQRHTDAMPDAAIYTACGNRRATVCPSCAHTYQRDAYQLLRAGLVGGKGVPDTVAQHPAVFPTFTAPSFGPVHNRVVRKHTCGNRKRCDCRPEPCHARRDSGLCAHGRPAVCWARHEPGDVVLGQPLCLDCYDHDHQVVWNLYSGELWHRTKQAAERWLAKLARRRGIPRVQVVTASGNTRTVPPVRLSHGKAAEFQARGAVHFHALVRLDGVHPDDSTAVVPPPAGFGVADLVDALRHAAAHVAFHTPTHPDRPDGWPIAWGEQLDIRPISLNGDGEVTDSMVAGYLAKYATKSTEVTGHRSVRLTTDTIDDYADPDGDHTARLIDACWRIGRPTHTPVPLSQRPRDPRPRPGFVDPWECPDCGTHTRYAACPTCTAARQAALDTQPTKPASANPYARLRRWAHMLGFGGHFLTKARRYSVTFQLLRDTRVTFRRHEDQAHEHPAAGGQLVDHHDEDTTLIVGTLTFAGVGWHTTGDALLANTAAAMARERRTTGREELAHELSTTPAGTVPAAA, encoded by the coding sequence ATGGCCTCGACGCTGGACCTCACCCCCCGCGCTACGGCCCGGGGGGTGGGCTCGAACGCCGACACCATCGTCTACGACTACACCGCCGCCGGCTCCGCCTTCGAACGCGCCACCCGAAGCGACTACTTCGGCTGGATCGACCACATCCGCGCCGCCGCCGGCTGCACCCGCCCCATCCGGCTCGCCGGCCAACTCCTCACCATCGACCCGTCGACGGGCCGGGTGCTGGAGCAGCGGCACACCGACGCCATGCCCGACGCCGCCATCTACACCGCCTGCGGCAACCGCCGCGCCACCGTCTGCCCCTCCTGCGCCCACACCTACCAACGCGACGCCTACCAACTCCTGCGCGCCGGCCTCGTCGGCGGCAAGGGCGTCCCCGACACCGTCGCCCAACATCCGGCGGTGTTCCCCACCTTCACCGCCCCGTCATTCGGCCCCGTCCACAACCGGGTCGTCCGCAAGCACACCTGCGGCAACCGCAAACGCTGCGACTGCCGACCCGAACCGTGCCACGCCCGCCGCGACTCCGGCCTCTGCGCTCACGGCCGGCCCGCTGTCTGCTGGGCCCGCCACGAACCCGGTGACGTAGTGCTCGGGCAGCCGTTGTGCCTGGACTGCTACGACCACGACCACCAAGTCGTCTGGAACCTCTACTCCGGCGAACTCTGGCACCGCACCAAGCAAGCCGCGGAACGATGGCTCGCCAAACTCGCCCGTCGCCGCGGCATCCCCCGCGTGCAGGTCGTGACGGCCTCCGGCAACACGCGCACAGTGCCTCCCGTGCGGCTGTCCCATGGCAAGGCCGCCGAGTTCCAAGCACGCGGAGCGGTCCACTTCCACGCCCTCGTGCGCCTCGACGGCGTCCACCCCGACGACTCCACCGCCGTCGTACCACCACCGGCCGGATTCGGCGTCGCCGACCTCGTCGACGCCCTACGCCACGCCGCCGCCCACGTCGCCTTCCACACCCCCACCCACCCCGACCGACCCGACGGATGGCCGATCGCCTGGGGCGAGCAGCTCGACATCCGACCCATCTCCCTGAACGGCGACGGGGAGGTCACCGACAGCATGGTCGCCGGCTACCTTGCCAAATACGCCACCAAAAGCACCGAGGTAACCGGGCACCGCTCCGTCAGGCTCACCACCGACACCATCGACGACTACGCCGACCCCGACGGCGACCACACCGCCCGCCTCATCGACGCCTGCTGGCGCATCGGCCGACCCACCCACACGCCCGTACCGCTCTCACAGCGGCCCCGCGACCCTCGGCCCCGACCCGGCTTCGTCGACCCCTGGGAATGCCCTGACTGCGGCACCCACACCCGCTACGCCGCCTGCCCTACCTGCACCGCCGCCCGTCAAGCCGCCCTTGACACCCAACCGACGAAACCAGCCAGCGCCAACCCCTACGCCCGGCTGCGCCGCTGGGCGCACATGCTCGGCTTCGGCGGCCACTTCCTCACCAAAGCCCGCCGCTACTCCGTCACCTTCCAACTCCTGCGCGACACCCGCGTCACCTTCCGCCGGCACGAGGACCAAGCCCACGAGCACCCGGCCGCCGGCGGCCAGCTCGTCGACCACCACGACGAGGACACCACCCTCATCGTCGGCACCCTCACCTTCGCCGGCGTCGGCTGGCACACCACCGGTGACGCGCTGCTGGCCAACACCGCCGCCGCCATGGCCCGCGAGCGACGAACCACCGGCCGAGAAGAACTCGCCCACGAACTCAGCACCACCCCGGCCGGCACGGTGCCGGCTGCCGCCTGA
- a CDS encoding RRQRL motif-containing zinc-binding protein, with the protein MTTTHNPADTGEEFPTYRYRYAPDGLATRRQLRAAGLRPGGHDPVAQILWRRGKRVAYLYRLDLAAPKRTATPAQREAIAKALRARRTCAVCGLVQPYYIPRRYGCCLDCHGGHR; encoded by the coding sequence ATGACCACCACCCACAACCCTGCGGACACCGGCGAGGAGTTCCCGACCTACCGCTACCGGTACGCCCCTGACGGGCTGGCCACCCGCCGGCAATTACGCGCCGCCGGCCTCCGCCCCGGAGGACACGACCCGGTCGCGCAGATCCTCTGGCGTCGCGGCAAAAGGGTCGCCTACCTCTACCGCCTCGACCTCGCCGCACCCAAGCGCACCGCCACCCCCGCCCAGCGGGAGGCCATCGCCAAAGCTCTACGGGCCCGCCGCACCTGCGCCGTCTGCGGCCTCGTGCAGCCCTACTACATCCCCCGCCGCTACGGCTGCTGCCTCGACTGCCACGGAGGCCACCGATGA
- a CDS encoding DUF6197 family protein has protein sequence MKATQLPSTGVQVTPADLLRCAALYLRRHGWHQGTYYATGDTLTPPACAAGAIGIACAGHRVEHFSQLDPDTLAGYLTTLAVFVDYLDTFAPVFHIDEDGYLLDEHTSPYSWNDDPTRTAEQVITALLAAADEWDRLHTDGGENR, from the coding sequence ATGAAGGCTACCCAACTTCCATCCACCGGAGTCCAGGTCACCCCTGCTGACCTGCTCCGGTGCGCTGCCCTATACCTGCGCCGGCACGGCTGGCACCAGGGCACCTACTACGCCACCGGCGACACCCTCACCCCGCCGGCCTGCGCCGCCGGGGCCATCGGCATCGCCTGCGCCGGCCACCGCGTCGAGCACTTCTCCCAACTCGACCCCGACACCCTCGCCGGCTACCTGACCACCCTCGCGGTGTTCGTCGACTACCTCGACACCTTCGCGCCGGTCTTCCACATCGACGAAGACGGCTACCTGCTCGACGAGCACACCTCCCCGTACTCGTGGAACGACGACCCGACCCGCACCGCCGAGCAGGTCATTACCGCCCTTCTGGCGGCTGCTGACGAGTGGGACCGCCTCCACACCGATGGGGGTGAGAACCGATGA
- a CDS encoding FtsK/SpoIIIE domain-containing protein, with translation MTTATAPAAGIPVGPGLSMFDPIFVGIDEFGQHVNITLAYRNLLAGGEPGGGKSGLLNTIAAHAALSVDSRLVLLDGKLVELGQWEDCADAFIGPDITAALDVLKRLQLVMNNRYAWLRAHGRRKLTAADGLSVITVLVDEIAFYSATVGSKQEQEEFVALLRDLVARGRAAGIPVVAATQRPSFDIIPTSLRDLFGYRAAFRCTTPNSSNIVLGHGWAEQGYTATDIAPSNQGAAYLIAEGGTPQRIKVAYLTDAQIAGIADYAAWIRRPRRLPTLVPDLTRLDLAAA, from the coding sequence ATGACCACCGCTACCGCCCCTGCTGCCGGCATACCGGTGGGGCCTGGCCTGTCGATGTTCGACCCCATCTTCGTCGGCATCGACGAGTTCGGTCAGCACGTCAACATCACCCTCGCTTACCGCAACCTGCTCGCCGGCGGCGAGCCCGGCGGAGGCAAGTCCGGGCTGCTGAACACGATTGCCGCCCACGCCGCTCTGTCCGTCGATTCCCGGCTCGTGCTGCTGGACGGCAAGCTCGTCGAGCTGGGGCAGTGGGAGGACTGCGCCGATGCGTTCATCGGCCCCGACATCACCGCCGCCCTCGACGTCCTCAAGCGCCTCCAGCTGGTGATGAACAACCGCTACGCCTGGCTCCGCGCCCACGGGCGCCGCAAGCTCACCGCCGCCGACGGCCTGTCCGTCATCACCGTCCTCGTCGACGAAATCGCCTTCTACTCCGCCACCGTCGGCAGCAAGCAGGAGCAGGAAGAGTTCGTCGCTCTCCTGCGCGACCTGGTCGCCCGGGGCCGTGCCGCCGGCATCCCGGTCGTCGCCGCGACGCAGCGGCCCAGCTTCGACATCATCCCCACCAGCCTGCGGGACCTGTTCGGCTACCGCGCCGCGTTCCGCTGCACCACCCCCAACAGCTCCAACATCGTCCTCGGCCACGGCTGGGCCGAGCAGGGCTACACCGCCACCGACATCGCCCCCTCCAACCAGGGCGCGGCCTACCTCATCGCCGAAGGCGGCACCCCACAGCGCATCAAGGTCGCCTACCTGACCGACGCCCAGATCGCCGGCATCGCCGACTACGCCGCCTGGATCCGCCGGCCCCGCCGGTTACCGACCCTGGTCCCCGACCTGACCCGTCTCGACTTGGCGGCGGCATGA
- a CDS encoding XRE family transcriptional regulator: MPNDRLRDAILRNGLTPGTVAEKIGVDPKTVERWITQDRVPYPRHRHAIAAMVREDVPYLWPDAVTPEKASRIGQSELVQLYSRRSSVPYDLWRRLIERAEKRIDVLAYAGLFLVEQNPRIVDTLRQKATDGVAVTILLGDPTSAAIERKSIEEGAPGVMAAKIRQVQQYYNRLDGAPGVKVLYHDTTLYNSIYRFDDEMLVNMHVLGFPAPHAPVMHLRKLNGGDLFRTYSDSFDRVLTASKPQPGGEVAA; the protein is encoded by the coding sequence ATGCCCAACGACCGGCTACGCGATGCCATCCTGCGCAACGGACTGACTCCCGGCACGGTGGCCGAGAAGATTGGGGTCGACCCGAAGACGGTAGAGCGGTGGATCACTCAGGATCGGGTTCCGTATCCCCGCCATCGGCATGCAATCGCCGCGATGGTGCGCGAAGACGTGCCGTATCTGTGGCCGGACGCGGTGACGCCGGAGAAGGCATCGAGAATCGGGCAGAGCGAGCTGGTCCAGCTCTACTCCCGGCGCTCTTCCGTGCCGTACGACCTTTGGCGTCGACTGATCGAACGAGCAGAGAAGCGGATCGACGTCCTGGCCTATGCCGGACTCTTCTTGGTGGAGCAGAACCCGAGGATCGTCGACACCCTGCGCCAAAAGGCCACTGACGGCGTCGCGGTGACGATCCTGCTCGGTGACCCGACCAGCGCCGCAATCGAGCGAAAGAGCATCGAGGAGGGTGCGCCCGGTGTGATGGCCGCGAAGATTCGTCAGGTCCAGCAGTACTACAACCGGCTTGACGGTGCGCCCGGGGTCAAGGTGCTCTACCACGACACGACGCTGTACAACTCGATCTACCGGTTCGATGACGAGATGTTGGTGAACATGCATGTGCTCGGGTTTCCGGCGCCGCACGCACCGGTGATGCACCTGCGCAAGCTCAACGGCGGTGACTTGTTCCGCACGTACTCCGACAGCTTTGACCGGGTCTTGACTGCCTCGAAGCCTCAGCCGGGCGGCGAGGTGGCAGCCTAG
- a CDS encoding NUDIX hydrolase codes for MARVEHYHDPNAPKANSIVVAVSVFVRDDDDRVLLIQRTDNGLWSLPGGGQEIGESIAETAVRETHEETGVKVEVTGMVGVYSDPRHVIEYSDGEVRQQFSLCLRAVPVGGTPTPSDESNDVRWVPRDELDAFDIHPSTLLRINHGCEERPEPYIG; via the coding sequence ATGGCGAGAGTCGAGCACTACCACGACCCGAACGCGCCGAAGGCCAACAGCATCGTCGTGGCCGTCTCCGTCTTCGTCCGAGACGACGACGACCGGGTGCTGCTCATCCAGCGCACCGACAACGGCCTATGGTCGCTGCCCGGCGGCGGCCAGGAGATCGGCGAGTCGATCGCGGAGACGGCAGTCCGGGAGACACACGAGGAAACCGGAGTCAAGGTCGAGGTGACCGGGATGGTTGGCGTCTACTCCGATCCCCGCCACGTCATCGAGTACTCCGACGGCGAGGTACGGCAGCAGTTCTCGCTCTGCTTGCGAGCCGTACCCGTGGGCGGCACCCCGACCCCGAGCGACGAGTCAAACGATGTCCGGTGGGTGCCCCGCGACGAGCTGGACGCGTTCGACATTCACCCGTCGACCCTGCTCCGCATCAACCACGGCTGCGAGGAACGCCCCGAGCCCTACATCGGCTGA
- a CDS encoding HD domain-containing protein produces MAAFVDTAREVARHLLETSLPRRWSHVQAVAAKADRISGAVPIEDREVLVASAWLHDVGYSPELVDTGFHSLDGGRWLRRERFDERIAALVAHHSCAWLEAEERGLGEVLATEFRREETAVTDALCFSDMTTGPDGQDFEVLERLAEIRSRYGPEHLVTRFICRAEPEMVAAVQRTQCRLSGSVAQPM; encoded by the coding sequence ATGGCCGCCTTCGTCGATACCGCCCGGGAAGTTGCGCGACACCTGTTGGAGACGTCGTTGCCTCGCCGTTGGAGTCACGTTCAGGCGGTGGCTGCCAAGGCGGACCGGATCAGCGGGGCGGTGCCGATCGAAGATCGGGAGGTGCTTGTAGCTTCGGCCTGGCTGCATGACGTGGGCTACAGCCCCGAACTGGTCGACACCGGCTTTCACTCCCTCGATGGTGGCCGCTGGCTTCGCCGCGAGCGATTCGACGAGCGGATTGCCGCTCTGGTGGCTCACCACTCCTGCGCGTGGCTCGAAGCTGAGGAACGTGGGCTCGGCGAGGTCTTGGCCACCGAGTTCCGCCGGGAGGAAACCGCGGTGACTGACGCTCTCTGCTTCTCGGACATGACGACCGGGCCGGACGGCCAGGACTTCGAGGTCTTGGAGCGGCTTGCGGAGATTCGGTCGAGGTACGGGCCAGAGCACCTGGTGACCCGGTTCATCTGCCGAGCAGAACCGGAGATGGTCGCCGCCGTGCAGCGGACCCAGTGCCGGCTCTCCGGCAGCGTCGCTCAGCCGATGTAG
- a CDS encoding AIPR family protein has translation MNPIQVRHIREAVTEKFESLLDMSDWAQATEDRRRPIFRSRALTALAVQIETGCTDQEAAAAVIDGGQDQGIDAVAISAPEKAPRLWLVQTKWAESGNASLKQDEALQFIRGMQKILNSEYEKFNSKFQSLAPDVDRVLGIRGVQITLVIALLGNTRLHEDVMSVLQEECDKLNFAKPMVDLRILGLKHFYQAILGDAAQPQIDLDARLEGWNIQKEPYEAYYGSMAVADIANWYDEHGRTLFSKNIRDSLDLTDVNVSIVDTLRNHPEKFWYFNNGITVLCDSVAKTPRFLPSPGGPGDFKIVGASVVNGAQTVAAIHRALRQGGVGTPNPGQVLVRLISLESCPDGFGEQVTQKTNTQNRVETRDFRALDHGQHRLREDFARALGKKYVIKRGEQSPEPDDGCSIDEAAVALACAHKSPEYAARAKREEELLWEDRTYHAIFGTHPNAYRVWRCVLVLRAVRSELETLGRTLTGRKAAVTLYGDLLIAHIIFQKLGLDLSKTDDPMADPDWKHAAVQIPELTRTAFLWLARMIDQEFGPSSYVIATCKSSERSRKVVRDVLEQMANPQAVTPEMPRPYRSTTTGRRMNAVAILFDAGFIPDGTVLEFRGVNRTERAALAPWVKENPQRGLAAWSSSNRRAPLRWLADDQYYSPTGLVTRMLELATGAPPRAVQGTARWYWPGKGSLVELAERARQEDEAYQEEDDDLGTDEE, from the coding sequence TTGAACCCGATTCAAGTTCGGCACATTCGGGAAGCAGTCACCGAAAAATTTGAGAGCCTACTCGACATGTCGGATTGGGCACAAGCCACCGAGGACCGGCGGCGTCCAATTTTCCGCAGTCGCGCGCTCACTGCACTTGCTGTCCAGATTGAAACCGGCTGCACAGATCAAGAGGCTGCCGCCGCGGTAATCGACGGGGGGCAGGACCAAGGCATTGATGCAGTTGCAATCTCTGCGCCAGAGAAGGCCCCGCGGCTTTGGTTGGTGCAGACGAAGTGGGCCGAAAGCGGCAACGCCAGCCTCAAGCAGGACGAGGCTCTGCAATTCATTCGCGGCATGCAGAAAATCCTCAACAGCGAGTACGAAAAGTTCAACAGTAAGTTCCAGTCCCTCGCTCCTGACGTCGACAGGGTGCTCGGCATCAGGGGCGTTCAGATCACTCTGGTCATCGCGCTTTTAGGCAACACCAGGTTGCACGAAGATGTGATGTCAGTTCTTCAAGAAGAGTGCGACAAGCTTAACTTTGCTAAACCGATGGTTGATCTCCGAATCCTTGGTCTTAAGCATTTCTACCAGGCGATACTCGGCGACGCTGCGCAGCCTCAAATCGATCTAGATGCCCGGCTGGAAGGGTGGAATATCCAGAAGGAGCCATACGAGGCTTATTACGGGTCGATGGCGGTAGCCGACATTGCTAACTGGTACGACGAGCATGGACGCACGCTTTTCAGCAAGAACATTAGAGATTCGCTAGACCTAACCGATGTCAACGTTTCAATCGTAGACACGTTGCGCAATCATCCGGAAAAGTTCTGGTACTTCAATAACGGCATTACTGTATTGTGCGATTCTGTGGCCAAGACTCCGCGCTTCCTTCCTTCCCCTGGGGGTCCCGGTGATTTCAAAATTGTCGGTGCCAGCGTAGTTAACGGCGCACAGACCGTTGCGGCAATCCATCGGGCGCTCAGGCAAGGAGGAGTCGGCACGCCTAACCCCGGCCAGGTTTTGGTGCGTCTAATATCTCTTGAGAGCTGCCCTGACGGATTTGGCGAGCAGGTCACACAGAAGACCAATACGCAGAACAGGGTTGAGACCCGCGACTTTAGGGCGCTTGACCATGGTCAGCACAGGCTGAGGGAAGACTTCGCAAGGGCGCTCGGCAAGAAGTACGTCATCAAACGCGGAGAGCAAAGCCCGGAGCCGGACGACGGCTGTTCCATCGATGAGGCTGCGGTTGCTCTTGCCTGCGCACATAAAAGCCCTGAATATGCCGCTCGCGCAAAGCGAGAGGAGGAACTGCTCTGGGAAGACCGGACTTACCACGCGATCTTTGGTACGCACCCGAACGCTTACCGTGTCTGGCGCTGCGTGCTCGTGCTGCGGGCGGTGCGGTCTGAGCTGGAGACATTGGGGAGGACGCTTACTGGCCGAAAAGCGGCTGTTACGCTTTACGGCGACCTCCTTATAGCGCATATCATCTTCCAAAAGCTTGGGCTCGACCTTTCAAAGACCGATGACCCTATGGCGGACCCGGATTGGAAACACGCAGCGGTTCAAATCCCTGAACTGACCAGGACGGCATTTCTCTGGCTGGCGAGAATGATTGACCAGGAGTTTGGGCCATCAAGCTACGTGATCGCGACATGCAAGAGCTCCGAACGCAGCAGAAAAGTCGTTCGAGATGTTCTTGAGCAGATGGCGAATCCCCAGGCGGTCACGCCGGAGATGCCACGACCGTATAGGTCAACCACGACTGGTCGCCGGATGAACGCCGTCGCGATCTTGTTCGACGCAGGCTTCATACCTGACGGTACGGTCCTCGAATTCCGCGGTGTAAACCGCACTGAACGAGCCGCGCTGGCGCCGTGGGTGAAAGAGAATCCACAGCGAGGTCTTGCCGCTTGGAGCAGCAGTAACCGAAGGGCTCCCTTGCGATGGCTTGCCGATGACCAGTACTACTCCCCGACCGGCTTGGTCACTCGAATGCTGGAACTGGCAACAGGGGCACCTCCCCGCGCCGTCCAAGGCACGGCCCGGTGGTACTGGCCGGGTAAGGGCTCGCTGGTGGAGCTAGCAGAGCGGGCACGGCAGGAAGACGAGGCATACCAGGAAGAGGACGACGACCTGGGGACGGACGAAGAGTAG
- a CDS encoding HsdM family class I SAM-dependent methyltransferase, with translation MSSGLTLICPIRGRLKAKARSKDGLTPSEERFRVDAIRHLIRSGYPKEHFVIEAVIKRFGNSGRSSFRADFAVLDVPAAAINTSNPDEVLEHALLLAEIKRDNADAANAAAFQVKPMLDFAVRSNCVALYWDNVEQRVYWLERNAGVKQYREAPLADLPPFGGTPGVRPLTFATIDDQKPLLGVFARIEDILHASALGPMKRFTVMLQLLLAKLHDEHEHQERPETPLTFQDFSALSIRGDIALSELNRLLAKAVGYYQTFLPEPIPAQFFVNGETLVEISKVLAPTKIVSMKRSVIQDFYMYFARHIYKWDLAQYFTPTSLTEFIVEVLNPGFAEHVKDPACGSADFLTAAFRRGQARWPNYASNIWGSDISAEAVQVATLNMILNGDGRSNIRREDSLATIRETEKSTDIVICNPPFGTRIVERNKAVLSQFDMGYEWGRSPLGGFERTNEVLETQESGILFAEACVRMLRPGGRMALVVPNGYLGNRSIRYSALREWILRHCRVMVIVALPRFTFKGSGADVSASIIFCEKRPSPLSDSSQDGDYDVCVEIIDRVGWMTGDKKAAPLFRRDQSDGTFLLDEEGQLIPDSDFDEALRRIRTSDAAVFAPWLTRGLSDQDGAGGPGWTVPITDITADSYRTLDPKRLCRKFAELRAEIRSREFFAVGDVVRFIPERTSSWGTKLRFEPSRVYRHVEIQDVETGSYRWHERRGWELPQRARHLAEPGDIFVGGIRNSVRKWFLVGREATDLVVTNGMHRMRVKAGKEEYLLDLVVGLCSEAYRVQMRGLARGADGLAEIASEDVEQVLLPRITDASARTEIWPFLDQLLSGQVSIDAMVNLLLTRGRLPLPRPRPQPDHTALL, from the coding sequence ATGTCTTCCGGGCTTACGCTGATATGTCCCATCCGCGGACGCCTGAAGGCAAAGGCACGCAGCAAGGACGGCCTTACCCCCAGCGAAGAACGCTTCCGGGTTGACGCCATTCGTCATCTGATTCGCAGCGGCTACCCCAAGGAACACTTCGTCATCGAGGCAGTAATCAAGCGCTTTGGAAACAGCGGCAGGAGCAGCTTCCGTGCTGACTTCGCAGTGCTTGATGTTCCTGCCGCTGCCATCAACACAAGCAATCCCGACGAAGTCCTAGAGCACGCCCTGTTGCTCGCCGAGATCAAGCGGGATAACGCCGACGCGGCCAACGCCGCAGCCTTCCAGGTGAAGCCGATGCTGGACTTCGCCGTCCGGAGCAACTGCGTCGCTTTGTACTGGGACAACGTCGAGCAACGTGTCTACTGGCTAGAGCGCAACGCAGGGGTTAAGCAGTATCGGGAGGCTCCACTCGCAGACCTTCCCCCATTCGGAGGGACTCCGGGCGTCCGCCCACTGACATTCGCAACCATTGATGACCAGAAGCCGCTCCTTGGAGTGTTCGCTCGCATCGAGGACATCCTTCACGCTTCGGCACTCGGCCCCATGAAGCGTTTCACAGTCATGCTCCAGCTCCTGCTCGCGAAGCTTCATGACGAGCATGAGCATCAAGAACGCCCCGAAACCCCTCTGACCTTCCAGGATTTCTCGGCGTTAAGCATCCGCGGCGACATCGCGTTGTCTGAACTGAACCGGCTGCTGGCAAAGGCGGTCGGCTACTACCAGACGTTTCTTCCGGAGCCCATTCCGGCTCAATTTTTCGTCAACGGCGAAACTCTCGTCGAGATTTCAAAAGTCTTGGCCCCCACCAAAATCGTGTCCATGAAGCGTAGTGTCATCCAAGACTTCTACATGTACTTCGCTAGGCACATCTACAAGTGGGACCTTGCACAGTACTTCACTCCAACATCCCTCACTGAATTCATCGTCGAGGTACTAAATCCTGGGTTTGCGGAGCATGTCAAGGATCCCGCTTGCGGTAGTGCCGACTTTCTTACGGCTGCGTTTCGCCGCGGTCAGGCTCGTTGGCCCAACTATGCGAGCAACATCTGGGGCAGCGATATCTCCGCCGAAGCTGTACAAGTCGCCACTCTCAATATGATTCTTAACGGTGACGGCCGCAGCAATATCCGACGAGAGGACTCGCTCGCGACAATCCGGGAAACCGAGAAGTCGACTGATATCGTCATCTGCAACCCACCCTTCGGGACGCGGATCGTTGAACGAAACAAAGCCGTCCTGTCCCAGTTCGACATGGGTTACGAGTGGGGCCGTTCGCCCCTCGGGGGATTCGAGAGAACGAACGAAGTGCTCGAAACCCAGGAGAGCGGAATACTGTTCGCCGAAGCATGTGTCAGGATGCTTCGGCCTGGCGGACGAATGGCCTTGGTCGTCCCGAACGGCTACTTGGGAAACCGCTCCATCCGGTACTCGGCGCTTCGCGAGTGGATTCTGCGGCATTGCCGTGTCATGGTTATCGTTGCGCTACCTCGCTTCACCTTCAAAGGCTCCGGCGCGGACGTCTCGGCCAGCATCATCTTCTGCGAGAAGCGCCCATCGCCCCTGTCAGATTCCTCGCAGGACGGCGACTACGACGTGTGCGTCGAAATCATCGACCGCGTCGGTTGGATGACGGGAGACAAGAAGGCAGCTCCACTGTTCCGGCGGGATCAGTCTGACGGAACGTTCCTCCTTGACGAGGAGGGCCAGCTGATTCCAGACAGCGACTTCGACGAAGCCCTGCGGCGAATTCGCACGAGCGACGCCGCAGTCTTCGCTCCTTGGCTAACCAGAGGACTCAGCGATCAAGACGGTGCCGGGGGACCGGGTTGGACGGTACCGATTACCGACATTACTGCTGACAGCTATCGCACGCTCGACCCAAAGCGGCTCTGCAGGAAGTTTGCTGAACTTAGGGCGGAAATCAGGTCGCGGGAGTTTTTCGCAGTCGGTGACGTTGTCCGCTTCATTCCGGAACGGACTTCCAGTTGGGGGACCAAGCTCCGATTTGAGCCGTCCCGAGTTTATCGGCACGTCGAGATTCAAGATGTCGAGACGGGCTCCTATCGCTGGCATGAGCGCCGTGGGTGGGAACTCCCTCAGCGTGCGCGCCACCTTGCCGAGCCCGGAGACATTTTTGTCGGTGGAATCCGTAATAGCGTCCGAAAGTGGTTTCTTGTGGGGCGAGAAGCCACTGACCTAGTCGTGACCAATGGGATGCACCGTATGCGAGTCAAGGCCGGTAAGGAGGAATACCTCCTCGATCTCGTCGTAGGGCTTTGCTCCGAGGCGTACCGAGTACAGATGAGGGGTCTTGCGCGTGGGGCAGACGGTCTTGCCGAGATCGCGTCTGAAGATGTTGAGCAAGTGCTCCTGCCGAGGATTACCGATGCGAGTGCGCGAACCGAGATTTGGCCGTTCCTAGATCAGCTCCTGTCGGGCCAAGTCAGCATTGACGCCATGGTGAATCTGCTACTCACCCGCGGGCGACTCCCTCTCCCCCGCCCGCGGCCGCAGCCGGACCACACAGCACTCTTGTAG